The proteins below come from a single Larimichthys crocea isolate SSNF chromosome II, L_crocea_2.0, whole genome shotgun sequence genomic window:
- the tmem200cb gene encoding transmembrane protein 200C, with protein MIATGGLLRMNRRQDSLRSKNRAENKRKRKSKKKKKNDVVVVKGKLNLCSPAGFVAGVGVIVLMVGISMAVLGYWPSQNQHEYQERRRTGVYHTNRMSYSKSPVSSNLTHDKPPSGQAKVSNQSHSNSSNPSPSHHCGFLCDFLDNYLYSDNLKVFGPLVMGIGIFLFICANAVLHENRDKKTKIINLRDIYSTVIDLHSIRSKEYSPLNGLVNYTQSRNAEGPSGSFPASGMLTRSSWPSTGLGFQGELGADEVFRRPSLASRPRSWSRDVQTFTDTVYSIYKDYSNSSEQAPQPRQWETTSIVTSSVNAFTLPVIKLNNCEVEESERAEAEGHSEEEVVIEAAAETIREEGQASSGQTDETGHTEMDASTTDPPSPHQSHEEISTNTAAQQGALQAQPQPQWTQLFPPSPVARAMGSRLSLNSLTDQPRSARRCSMSVSVCRQGDRARRFSCPRLERSNSKGYIKLTDLGGESFEAPDTDTSLVATEQDAAAAAAAEEEAQGEDDLVTPSTSAES; from the coding sequence ATGATAGCCACAGGTGGCCTGCTGCGCATGAACAGGCGCCAGGATTCGCTCCGCTCTAAGAACCGGGCggaaaacaaaaggaagaggaaatccaagaaaaagaagaagaacgacgtggtggtggtgaaggggAAGCTTAATCTGTGCTCCCCGGCTGGTTTTGTGGCTGGTGTTGGAGTTATAGTTCTCATGGTGGGGATTTCCATGGCTGTACTGGGCTACTGGCCCAGCCAGAACCAGCATGAGTACCAGGAGCGCCGCCGAACTGGAGTGTACCACACCAACAGGATGAGCTACTCCAAAAGTCCAGTTTCCTCTAACTTGACCCATGACAAGCCTCCGTCCGGCCAGGCAAAGGTTTCCAACCAGAGCCATTCTAACAGCAGCAACCCCAGCCCTTCCCATCACTGTGGCTTCCTGTGCGACTTCCTGGATAATTACCTGTACTCAGACAATCTGAAAGTCTTCGGACCGCTGGTGATGGGAATCGgcattttcctcttcatctgcGCCAATGCAGTCCTCCATGAAAACCGAGACAAGAAAACCAAAATCATAAACCTTAGGGATATCTACTCCACTGTTATAGATCTACACAGCATACGCTCAAAGGAGTACTCGCCTCTAAATGGTTTGGTGAACTACACTCAGTCGAGGAATGCAGAGGGCCCGTCGGGTTCATTCCCTGCAAGTGGGATGCTTACTCGCAGCTCCTGGCCCTCCACTGGACTTGGTTTTCAGGGTGAGTTAGGTGCCGATGAGGTATTCAGACGCCCGTCGTTGGCCAGCAGGCCTCGTAGCTGGTCCAGAGATGTCCAGACCTTCACGGACACTGTCTACAGCATCTACAAAGACTACAGCAATAGCAGTGAGCAGGCCCCACAGCCCCGACAGTGGGAGACCACCTCCATCGTCACCTCTTCTGTGAACGCTTTCACCCTGCCTGTGATCAAACTGAACAACTGTGAGGTGGAGGAGTCTGAGAGAGCGGAGGCAGAGGGACACTCGGAGGAAGAGGTCGTTATTGAGGCTGCTGCTGAAACCATCAGAGAGGAAGGACAAGCCAGCAGCGGCCAGACTGACGAGACGGGCCACACGGAGATGGATGCCTCGACGACAGATCCCCCTTCGCCCCATCAGAGCCATGAGGAAATATCAACAAATACAGCTGCCCAACAGGGAGCGCTGCAGGCGCAGCCTCAACCGCAGTGGACCCAGCTGTTTCCTCCATCACCTGTTGCCAGGGCGATGGGGTCACGGCTGTCGCTCAACTCCCTCACGGATCAGCCCCGGTCTGCACGCCGCTGcagcatgtctgtgtctgtgtgtcgtCAAGGCGACAGAGCCAGGCGCTTCAGCTGCCCTCGTCTGGAGCGCTCCAACAGTAAGGGCTACATCAAACTGACTGACCTGGGGGGCGAGTCCTTCGAAGCCCCTGACACAGACACTTCTTTAGTGGCCACTGAAcaggatgcagcagcagcagcggcagcggAAGAAGAAGCTCAGGGAGAGGACGATCTGGTGACACCCAGCACCTCTGCAGAATCCTAG